A single genomic interval of Pomacea canaliculata isolate SZHN2017 linkage group LG5, ASM307304v1, whole genome shotgun sequence harbors:
- the LOC112563731 gene encoding ubiquitin domain-containing protein 1-like isoform X2, with amino-acid sequence MGGCVGTHRENNPPSGESSDVTVSVGRNQPLKAEKPKWKSDHPLTEGQLRSKRDEFWDTAPAFEGRKEIWDALKAAAYALETGDHGLAQAIVDGASISLPHGTLLDCYDELGNRYQLPVYVLSAPTNLIEDNSESDTQTDTDANSSAGVEVPVRFRLSNMAKDIKVMVKTTDTVYKVKKLLYENEGVEPERQRWFFSGKLLNDKLRIEDAKIPKGFVVQVIVSPQAES; translated from the exons ATGGGTGGGTGTGTTGgaacacacagagagaataaTCCACCTTCTGGAGAATCGTCAGATGTCACAG TTTCAGTTGGTCGGAATCAACCATTAAAAGCAGAAAAGCCAAAGTGGAAGAGTGATCACCCTTTAACAGAGGGTCAGCTTCGCAGTAAGAGAGATGAATTCTGGGATACTGCCCCAGCCTTTGAAGGTCGCAAAGAAATCTGGGATGCACTGAAAGCTGCAGCGTATGCATTGGAGACTGGCGATCATGGGCTGGCACAGGCCATTGTTGATGGAGCCAGTATCTCATTGCCACATG GAACACTGCTAGACTGTTACGATGAGCTTGGAAACCGTTACCAGCTTCCTGTGTATGTGCTGAGTGCACCAACAAACTTAATTGAAGACAACAGTGAAAGTgatacacagactgacacagatGCTAATTCATCTGCTGGTGTGGAAGTGCCAGTCAGGTTCCGTCTGTCCAACATGGCCAAGGACATCAAAGTGATGGTGAAGACCACAGACACTGTGTACAAAGTCAAGAAACTTCTGTATGAAAATGAAGGTGTTGAACCTGAGCGACAGCGCTGGTTTTTCAGTGGCAAACTACTCAATGACAAGCTGCGAATTGAAGATGCCAAGATACCTAAGGGTTTTGTTGTCCAGGTCATTGTCTCACCACAAGCAGAAAGTTGA
- the LOC112563731 gene encoding ubiquitin domain-containing protein 1-like isoform X1 has product MGGCVGTHRENNPPSGESSDVTVSVGRNQPLKAEKPKWKSDHPLTEGQLRSKRDEFWDTAPAFEGRKEIWDALKAAAYALETGDHGLAQAIVDGASISLPHESNAKRLKRITFRMGTLLDCYDELGNRYQLPVYVLSAPTNLIEDNSESDTQTDTDANSSAGVEVPVRFRLSNMAKDIKVMVKTTDTVYKVKKLLYENEGVEPERQRWFFSGKLLNDKLRIEDAKIPKGFVVQVIVSPQAES; this is encoded by the exons ATGGGTGGGTGTGTTGgaacacacagagagaataaTCCACCTTCTGGAGAATCGTCAGATGTCACAG TTTCAGTTGGTCGGAATCAACCATTAAAAGCAGAAAAGCCAAAGTGGAAGAGTGATCACCCTTTAACAGAGGGTCAGCTTCGCAGTAAGAGAGATGAATTCTGGGATACTGCCCCAGCCTTTGAAGGTCGCAAAGAAATCTGGGATGCACTGAAAGCTGCAGCGTATGCATTGGAGACTGGCGATCATGGGCTGGCACAGGCCATTGTTGATGGAGCCAGTATCTCATTGCCACATG AATCCAATGCAAAGCGTCTAAAGCGTATAACCTTTCGAATGG GAACACTGCTAGACTGTTACGATGAGCTTGGAAACCGTTACCAGCTTCCTGTGTATGTGCTGAGTGCACCAACAAACTTAATTGAAGACAACAGTGAAAGTgatacacagactgacacagatGCTAATTCATCTGCTGGTGTGGAAGTGCCAGTCAGGTTCCGTCTGTCCAACATGGCCAAGGACATCAAAGTGATGGTGAAGACCACAGACACTGTGTACAAAGTCAAGAAACTTCTGTATGAAAATGAAGGTGTTGAACCTGAGCGACAGCGCTGGTTTTTCAGTGGCAAACTACTCAATGACAAGCTGCGAATTGAAGATGCCAAGATACCTAAGGGTTTTGTTGTCCAGGTCATTGTCTCACCACAAGCAGAAAGTTGA